AATTACAGGGTAGggcaaagacagagagagagagagagagagagagagagagaggcgaggGAGGGGACGAGTGAAGTGGCGAGAGTAGACGAgatctctccatctctatctctccttttcgTAATCTCCGGGCCTAGAAGCTTTATTTATACCCAAAGCTGGCGTATTATTGGATCACCCCCGCGATTCGTACCGACGTAAATGTGTCTTATGCTTTCGGCTTACGTCGTCGTGGCCTTTCTATTTCGCGTTTGCCCGATTTCCATCGTCTACAGGGTGTTACGAAAGTACGCGCTCCCATCTCTTGATTTACATCACGTTAGCTCGATGAAACGAttaagagggaaaaaaatgtatcgaaCTCGATAGGCCCCACACGACGGTCGACAAATTTTCCGCTTTCCTGGAGGTCCTCGAACGCGAGAACGATTTGtaagataaaacgagaaacgagaagTTTGAAAATTGGGGTCAAAACGGTAGCAATCGTCGTCGGAGTCGAGTGCAATATTTATGGGACCGCGAAGGAATCCGGTCTCTTCCGGAACTCCTTAACGCTTTAACGCCCGGCGCGAGGATTCCTCTCGCGTTGATTTATCTCCCACCGACCTCCTCCACCCTTCCGCGTTCGTAAAGCAAAGCACGCGCGAGAAAACGGAGGCTCGTAAAGTGTGCGACAAGTTTCGGAAactatctttgaaaaaatgcTTCGAGTTTTTTTTCTCGCCTTAGTCTCGAAGAgcagcgagagagagagaggaagagggtcGAGCTTTCGGAAAAATGGCGCTGGCGGTCGCGGCGTTGAAAACGACGACGGAGGTGGCGAAGGTGGTGTACAATGCGCTTGGGGGGATTCACTTGGTAGGAATGCGCCGCGTAAATTTGCATTCTATGCATTGCGTAGATACTTATGGAGCGCGGCACGCGTGTCTTCGAGGTATCTTCGAGTATCTTTGAATTCTCCCGTGCATGCGGATCCATTGGCGCCGATCTAAAGCTTCCAAAGTTCCTTCGAAAGGTATCTCGAATTTTCTCAAAGTGTCTCAAAATTCGAAAATTACTCTTCTCCCATTCCTGCCTTTAATTTCCAACTCGTCGCTTAACGTCGACGATATTCGCGCCCTTCGATCTCTCCTTCCAACGAGAATACAATCTTCGAAATATGCGAAACATCGGAAGAATTTGGAAAACGTCGGACCACCGTGTCGTTTTCGCCAAGATCGCGATACGCGACTCCCAGTATCACGGGATACACAAGAAGCAACTATGCGCAACGTACAGCTATGGTATGTAGATACGCCTTCGTCGAATCGTATAACGTCCCGTCTTTCTCCATTGTCTTGATTTTCTCATTACATTGGGATTtctttcgtcgaaaaaaaaacaaaaagaaaacaaaaaaaaaacaaaaagaaaggtaagAATTCCGAGACAACTTTTGACAATCGAAAGCCGGATAAATCGTGCACGTTTCGCGTGAGAAGCGATCGTCAATGGTATCGTTTCGCGCACATATTGGGAACTATCGTCGTAAAACGACTATAATCtactcgagaaagaaaaagggggtGATTAGTGCAGCGAGTACGATTAAAATCTAAAATCTTAGTTGGTATTCGAGGAGCGCGCTGATTGCTATCTTAAAAGTTAGAAAGTCGTAACTTAAGTTGCCACCAGGTAGGCAGGAGAACCGTGCACGTGCATAGTTGCGCACGTGCGGCTTTGCGCGAGAAGGATCGACGCGGCATTCGGTCCTACGCATTTCTTAGTAGCTCGTGCCGCTCTGGTCGTTAGTATCTGTCTTTTCTGAGCCATGGCGCATCCACTCCccgttcctcctcctcctcctcttaaCACCGTCGAGTACGTCCAGATATACTTATGCCTCGATGCCTCGTATTTGTCAGCCGTATCAAATATCGCTCCGCTCGCGTGGCGAAACTTATTTCGTGTCTCTTTACGTTCGGCGAATTTTTAATAAGCCCGGCACGTCGGGAGCACGGCGCTAATGAACCCTGAATATTCTATGCGTCGAAGAACCTTCCTCTTCGCGCGATTTCTAGGATCGATAAACCGAATGTCGATTGAAGCGGCTCGTTAAGAGATAAAGTAATCTCTCCGCGTGATCGTAAGAAATCAATCGTGGGACGATCGATCTCGACGAGCGATCTTTAGAGTCTCCTCCCGAGTATTTGTTCTTTCGTGTTTCTTCGGTATTTAACGACGAGACTTTCCAGCGCATTCCTTTCGACGCAAGGACCTACGGACGCGTACGTATGCGCATACATACGGGGGCTAGGCAGGGCTAAGGTCGGTACACAGCGGAGGGAGCAATCAGAGAGATTTTTCTCCTAGTCCCCCCAGCTGCTTCTTCGCAGCggaggaagaggacgaagCGAGGCAAAGCGAGCGTTTCGCTTTGGATTTCTGCGCGGTGCTGCTTTGAATTCAGATTGCGCGCGGTCGTTCGCTGCCGCCTCGCCGCATCGCGCCGGTTTTGTTTCTCCTTCCCCCGTTGGAAGCGAAGCAATTTATGCAATCTGGCCCGCGTCGTCCGCGCGTATTTATAACTCTGGGCCCTTTGTGTGTTAATTTGTACCTGGCTTCGCGATCCGccggacgagagagagagaaggagagggggagggggaggggagagagagaaagagagaagagcgcGGACTCCCTCTCGACCTTTGATCCTTCCAAGGACCTCGTACGAGTTTCCCGCCGCGACTTCTGATCAGGAAGGAGCGCTCCTTTAATTAAACGGACCAAATACCATTTCCCCTCTTCGACTCCGTGAATCTTTTTATACCACCAGagccttcctcctccttcgtcCGCGATATTCGCCAAActcgatttctttcgtttctactTTCTTAACGATgctacgagaaagaaaacagcGCGGAGAAATCGTTAAGGAGAAGCAACGATCGACTTTGATCTCGCAAGATTTTTTATAGCCTCGTCGGGCGAGGTTGAAGTTTCGCGGCTGTTCGTTCGAGTCGCCGAGGtacctcttctctctcgttgcTTGCTCCTTTCGAACGCGtattaaagataaaacgagaaagaggaacaaTATCTAACGTATTGCGTAACAGGTATCGCAAAATCGTATCGCTCTTGATCCATTCTCTTGGTGCTTTTTTTGTTGCAGCGTTGAAGGTGAAGCTCATGCTGAGGCGGCCGATAAATCAACTGGTTGCCCAGGGCATTATGCCGTGTAAGTATGATTTTCTCGAACCTTTAGAGTTCATAAAATCCCAAGGTGTTCGTAACGTAAAGCAAGATGTGCAATTTGCCTCGAACTCGCAATCACCGAACCGACCGACGATGCCGTTCCCGCGAACCCGCGGCGAATTCCTTCCTCCCCTAGTTTTTACTCGGCTTAAGTGAactattacttttttcatcGGCAGCATCGATTAATCCATTTACGAGTCGATAACCACGCGATTATCCGTGATCGTCCTAATAGCGTGAAACGAGATAACGGGGCCGCGCACGTACGAGTCTAAAGTATCCTAAATTGTCGCACGATCTTTTAATTGCCACGAACGATTACGGCCCGTATTTCTTTCGTCGTCTTTATTCGgtaaaaatcgataaaggtcaaggaaagagagataaaaaatacaaagaggcTAAAGAATTTTCTCTCGAAAACATCGCGCCGTCTAGTCGAACGAATAGATTTACGAGGTGGGTCGAACGTTTATATCGTAGCGCCGGTACGCGCACGGAGAGGATCCGGTAATTATTCGGGTCGCAACCTGAAATATCGGTCTTGTTACCGACCAAGGCGGTACGCGTTTATGGCACTTGCCGCGGCCGATGGAAATACACCCTCGGATGCGTTACGTCGCGTTACGAGGGCGTATCCTCCCAAGCTCGCAACCCTCGGCGTTCATTCATTTCATTCGCAAGACTTCGGAAGAGACTTTAAGGCGCCATATACCTACTCTTCCGGCGCGGCGCCACGAAATAATTTTGCGCTACGTTCGCGGAAATACGGCCCTTTTAACGAGCCGAGCGAGCTAAAGAGCTGCATTTTTTGTTCGCAACGCAGACCCGACCCGACCCGACCCGGCCCGGCCCGGCTCGAACACGTTCCCGCGAGACTTTACGAAGAACGAATTCAAAAATATCCTTTTACCGCGTCGTATACGCCGAACGGATAACCCATAGGAATCCGGTGATAAAGAACGCGAccgacgaaataaaaaattactccTGGTGACGGCGAAGACGTTCGCGAACGTCATTCGCCTGCCTTCTTTTCGACGCATCGATCGTTAAGCGCGGTCGGCGCGTGTTCCTCCCTTTTTACTCGTCGAATTAAAGCCGTCCGACGTTCGTTATATTCGGCCAGTTTGTcctgacatttttatttcgcgaGTTTCGCCGCGCGAGACGAGAGATTCGTAAATATCGATTCAGCCGGTGTCGCCGACTCGCGATCGAAAAACgacaatcttttaaaaatagcGAGCgcaattagaatttttctcgCTCATCGCGCGAAAGCGACTAACGAGACGAGAAACGATGCTCGCCGCATGGCACGGCTGTAGGCGCGCGGTGAGACCAACGGAAGGAACACACATTTCCATTACCACATCGCGCGACTTCGTAGGTGGTACAGTCTCCTTTATTCCTCGTAATGAAGTGGCTGCATCTGCATCGACCGTACGGAAATAGTATTAAGCGCGAGTTCGCGCCTACAGAAACGCGTTTCGGGGATCATTTATCCGGCGACTTAATGGCGGGAAGGAATGCGAGAGGACGTCGTTCGACGTTGACACCAAAATGGCACCGCGTTTAAGCGCCCGTCGTCTCACCGAAAATTCATGCGTCTCCCGATCTCGAACGTACCTCGAAGTTTCATTATCCTTTCGTGCAGCGCTGAAAACTCCGCCGGCGTTTCACGAGCAGCGGAAGCAACTCGAGCGAGCGAAAACCGGCGATCTGTTGAAGGCAAAGATCCAACAGAGACCCGGTAGGGAAGAGCTCGTGAGACAGCATATACTCGAGGATGTGGGTCACGTGGATCCGAGCCTAGCCGAGAGGCAACGGATGCTGAAGAAGGCCAGACTCGCCGATCAATTGAACGATCAGCTCAGTCATCGGCCCGGTCCGCTCGAACTTATTCAAAAGAACATACTCCATACGGAGGAGCCCATCGAGAGGGCGGTGAAGGGTAAGTACGAGAGATCTTTTTATCCATTTTCGAGCGATTCTCGGTCCCTTGGAAACGTTAAGACGAAGGACGTCGTCGATTCTCTTGCAGAGGGACACATTCCCTTCAAGGCGACGTGCGAGGGACAGGTGACGAAACCTCAGCATCCGGATCACTACATAACGTTCGAGGATGACTCCCAAAGTTCGGAAGGTGCTCCGTCGCCGCAGTTGGAGTCGCGTTCGGACGTTCTCGAGACGGCAGCGGCCTCCGCGGGAATCGTCACGGTCTCCCTCAGCATCCCCACGACCGGCGGCGCGGTCGTCGTCTCGTCGACGTCGCCCGTTTTCCAGCAAGCGTCCGGAACGGAACCGACGATACAGACCTTCGCCGAGCTATGCAACACGGTCGTTGGCTCGCAACACCAGGCGCAACAGGCTCAACAACACCCGTCCGCTCAGGTAAAAGGAAATTTCTCGCGGAGCTTTCAAAGGATCGCGAAAGAGTATTTCACGTTtgttctatgtatatacgtacatatgtacatgtatatctcTACGGCAGGCGAATCAAACGAACGGGGCATCGGGCACGCTGCTCCCACTGGCGCCGGCGTCGAGTCCCATGTCCTTGGGATCGACGACCTCGAGCCTCAGTCCCCTGTCGAATATCTCGATAGCCTCGCCACCGGCTCCACCGCCGGCAGCCATCACTCCTAGACCACAGCCAAGTCCGATCGCGTCCTCGGCGTGTCAGAGAAACGATGCGCCGGGCAAGGACAAGAACAGGAAAAAGTCCAAGACCAAGAGCCAGCCTAAGACGCGTACGATCAAGTTTCACGAGTACAAAGTGAGTAATAAAGCTCCGCTCTTATCGACCCCTCCTACCGATTCGAATTTAAGCGAATTGCAATCGTATCCGGAGTAACGAGCGACGAACGGTAAACCAGCGCGTCGCGCTTTTTTATCGACGAGCTCGTCGTTTGGAACAGATTACCTTTCCAACAACccgtctttctctcccatcttcctctctcgtctcgtctcgtttgtatttaaatatacttacGCGTATCGCGTGTAGGTATACGCGCTCGTACGAATGGCCGCGAAGCGTGTGCTTTATAGCCGAAAGTAATATACTTGCTACATAACGCGCGTACGGAGGAGACGCGCGCGATAATTACCGAGTATCCCAAAAAGATCGTTGCGTGCTACTACAAACTAGTTTTCGGCTAACGGGGAATCGCGTTTCGACGTGGCAACGAGCGAGATGAAAAGAGGCAAGAAAAAAAGGCAGACGGCGAACGCGAGGAGGAGAGGAacggagaagagaggaggcaTGCTGGAAGAGAGTCGTGGCAAAAACGAGTACGGACGCAACCGTGAATCTCTCGGCTCCCGTGGCCAGGCGAAACGGGgggggggaggaggaggaggaggaggagacgaCGACCGGAGAGAGGGAGATCGTATCGGGTGATTAACTCTCGCGATCTCTCGAGGGGCCCCGGGCCCACCTCGTTATCTCTGAGTAATTCGAGCGCTAATTGCACCTATGAGCGAGAGAGGCCTCGCGTCGATAGGTGCCGCGAGGGCCCGCTCTTATTCGGCGTTCCCTCTCCCgctctctttccttcgtgAAAGCGCGTCCCTGTCGAGAATGATACGGCCGTGCAAATGAGAGCGCGGAGAGAGAACGTTCGCGGTGTATCATTTATCATTCGTAAACGGTGCGTGCCCACCTCACCGGCGTCTTCCTTTCCTAACGCGCTCGAGACCGATTCTACCCTATCGCGTTCGACTTTGAGCAAGTCCGCTACTGTTCCAAGCGCGTTCTCGGTCGATCGCCTGTCTAGGAAAAATGTAACAACGATTAACAACGATTAACCACGACTAATGAGCGATGCGATAATTGTGTGGCAGGGTCCGCCAAACGCACAAAAGACGTCGGTTTCGTCTACGCCCCCCGGTCTCGGCTCGGCGCCACCCGGCGAGACGAGCTACGAGCTGCTCCTGCAGCAACAACAGCTATTCCTTCAGTGGCAGCTCGAATGGCAGCACAAGGTACACACATACCGAACCGATACTACACGCGATAATGGTGTCCTTTACTGACATGCATGAGCTCGAACGCTTACTTACACGTCACACTTACGCTTTCTCTCTACGAACGTCCGAGTTACGTTCTCATCGAGAAACGAACGGGCGAATCGATCGGAAGGCGAAAACCGACGTATGGaatgtgatatttttttcgtttcccgTAGTATCCTCAGATTATATTGCCAGCCGCGCAAAAGCCGCTGTCTCTTACCAGCAGCGGTGCCAGCGATGCCGGAAGCGTTAGCGGGAGCAGCGCGAACGCTCCGAGTCCCGCGCCCTCGAATTCCTCGAACAATCCGTCCGAGCAACCACCGCTCAGGCCCTTGGGCAAGTTGGAAGATATGAAAGGTAAGTACTCGAGAAGTACTCTTCTTCGACCTTTTCCATCTCAACGTCGCCGTTTCTCTTCAGTGAGCGATCTCAAAGTCGAGTTGAAACGACGCAATCTGCCGGTGTCGGGTTCGAAGCCCCAGTTGATCGAGCGGCTAAAGCCGTTCACGGAATCCTCCAGCGGGAACTCGACTTCGAGCTCTAACGGACCTCACGTCACGCACATGGGCCATATACTGATGGACACGCCCGGTCCTATGACGTCCGACGAATCTAGTTCGCAAGCGAAGAGCCCTAGCTCGATCGTCAAGGACGAACCAAATAGCCCGCGGACGGATTCGCCTCACGGCAGCGAGCACGACGATCCGTCGAGCCCACCAGGTACGTCTACGTTATTACCTCGTATCGCTGTTATTACCTCGTCCAAACGGcagaacaaaaatttattttcttcgcgcGTTTCAGCGCGACTTTCGAGCGACGTCGCTACGGCTTCGAAAGACGACACACGTGGGTGTTTTTACGATCCAGTTCGTGTTTCAGGAGACGATATCATCAAAGAGCAAAGAAAACGGATAGAAGAGTTGCAGCGGGAGTTGTATAAATCCCAACAACAACTTCAACAAATTCGACAAACTCAGCCCGCGACTGTCCGCGCCGAGAAACTGGTGTTGCAGCAGCATATACAAAGCAAGATGCAACAGCAGCAATTAGCTTTACATCTGCAACAGTTGCAACACttgcagcagcagcagcagcagcagcagcagcaacagcagcagcagcaacagcaacaacagcaacaacaacagcagaaTCATCAACAGTCCCAGCAGCAAATGCAGCAACAGCACGCGACGTTCCAGCATCTCAATGCGAAAGCCAGTTTGGCTGCTTTTCTACAGACCCAGCCGAACAACGCGACTGCCATTCTGGATTCCGCAGCGCTCACGGCGattaacaataagaaaaatcaagCTAAGAATAGTACCACCGTTCAAATACCTACCGCGATAGTTTTGAACCTAGCCAAACCGGCCAAACTGAACGGATCGTTGCTCGGTGCTCTAGTCGCGCAAGCCCAAgctcaacaacaacaacaacaacaacagcagcagcagcagcaacagcaagcGAGCAGCACGGAGGATGGTAAACCACCGCCGCCTCAATACGACGAGGCAGCCAAATTATTGAAGGTCGGTATAATTTCGAATAACTCGCacttaaatttcttttttcgttttaccaTCTCTTTTTACCTTCGTCTAAAATTGTTCGTACGTTCAGGTCAAGATAGAACCGGTTCAAAAGAGTCATATTAAGAGTCAAGTCGTCGACGACGTGTTGgaaattcttattaaaaacGGAGAACTTCCACCGAGCGCGGCTCAGGATCCGGCTACGCCTACCACTCCGAATCGTCAGCTCCAACAGAATTTGGTGTTTACCGCGCCAGCGGACAGTCCGACTCAATCTTTAGTATTCGCGGCCGCTAGTCCTATCAGTCCGATCAGCCCGATGGCCATGGAGGTCTCTCAAAGCGGTTGTCCTAGTCCGTCGACGTCGACATCGGCATCGACATCGGTATCGGCGTCTGCCTCGGCTGCGGCATCGGCATCGGCACCGCCACCGCCTCCACCGTTACCATTGGCAACCTTTTCCATTCAATTACCTACTTCGTTACAGCAATTGCAACAACAAGAAGACATCTCTTCCTTCGGAACGCACCTGTTGAATTCGGATAACGATTTGGACGCAGCTATGCTACTGAGTCCTCAATCGGTGCAGGAGGCCTCGCCGGATCCGCAACCACCGCAAGAGGTCACATCATCGGACAACGCAAACTTGGATCTTAAAGTAGGTCGCGTCCTAAGTaattcaatcgatcgatacttCGAAGCTATCTAAACTAAAACGATAACTAACTAAACTAAATCGATATTGCTTGATAGGAATTGGGACTGGATCTGGAGACATTGGGTACGATGGACTTTGGTCAACTCGACTGTGGCCTAGGAGTTAAAATGGAATCTTCCAGCGAACTTATGGATATAGCGGACATGCCGATGGACATGGACGATCCCGACTGGTTGGATTCCTTGATGCCTCAGTCGCCGCCCTCTTCTACGCCCATGTCGATTCAACAATCGGTTCCACACGTTACATCCTTATCCTCGGCAACGGATATTTACGATCCGCTGCTGGCAAGTAGTCAAGATCCCTTCGATCTCTTTAACATGGAAGATTCGGACTTTAAGATGTCCTCCGAACTCTCTCTAACGTGGGACAAGGTAGACTTTGCGACCTAGCCGAGATTCATTCTCGAAACTCAACTTTGTGTACTTAAACGTTAACGAACAAGAAGCACGGACTACTAATCTTGGCACCACGTACATCGCGTCTGGACACGAGTGTAatgcgcatatatatatacatgcatatatatatacacacatatatatatatacatacacatatatatatatatatacacacacatatatacatatatatacttgtcgTGCAAAAATTGTACCGAGTGTAGGTGTCATCACGATATTCGTTTCGAACGAATCGTGGCCGAACAACGAGCCTGACTTTGTCGATAAGCTCGAATGCTTCGCGCCGAAGAACTTGTATCTGATCGTAACGAAAAGTGAACGATTCCAAGTGAATTGCTCCTGAATCGAAAGTCGAGAGAAGCATATCTTAGGTGGACGATCGAGGGTGAAGAGGATCTTTTCTTATAGCATGTGCACTCCTCCTCGGTCTTCCTTCGTCGctaaaaagaaacttacagaaaaaacaaaaaaaaaagaaaatacaaaaaaaatatgtcaacGCACATAATCGTTGTGCTTTCAGACGATATCACGAGTCCTATCGCGATAAAGATAACTGGAATGAACCTCCTTACCCAGTTGGTTTCTCTATCTAACCGGACGCGGTATTTCACGATTTCAAAACGATATCGGCTCTAGATACGAGCGGAAGCAAAGACAACGAGACGAATGTTTTCAAAATTCTCCAAAGAGTCTTCTTACGACGTTTTTAGATATGTAGTTCGTACTCTATCCAGTCTACGGTCGTGTGTTGCTTGAGTTTTAATAATCGCAAATTAGCGTgtgtgcaaaaaaaaatgcagaagAAACGGGAAGTACTACCTATACGTCCTTCTCGTTTGTACTCTTTCCCTATCCTTCtccctcaaaaaaaaaactgtaatCAATCGTAACAAAACTGCATAATTACAACATTTACgagaatttaatataattaaatgaataattgtAAAGGTATACATACGTTAGAtagatacttatatatgtaaattataataccttatagatatatatacatatatacatatatatatgtgtatatatatatatataacacgcGCGCCTCTGTCCGAGAGTCGAACGTGTTTTTCGAGACGCTCGAATCGATCGACTTTTGGCAGCGCAGTTGCGATATTTTCTAAGCCAGAGCATGTGATGTTAGAAGGTACACATACTttaatctataatattatatgtggAAAGTACGAATTGCTTTGTAGTAGCAACGGGCATGGTCTCGTTACCGAGGTCGCGGCTTGGCGCGATTCCTTCAGCTTTCTTTCCCAGATGAtgttttctctcgctttttctttttctttttcactttttttctctttgatttgttgttgttttatgACATTCCATGTTTCTAAACTCATGACAAACTAGAATGAGATTTCGAACCCAAAGCTGCCGGCCTCTCGTACCAGCTCGAGTCTTGGGCTCGTTCTGGGAACTTCGGTTGGCTCAGGAAAATCAATGGtgttttcataaaaatcaaaaacgtCTTTATGGAAATAGGATAAGGTCCGAGAATAGGTGCAGCGGGTTGTTCAGCCAGAGGTTCATTAGTCGCATCGATGATGTTTTCTGATTCCAAATACATACCGTATGATCTCTGCTTGTGCTATTAATCTCGTTTACTATCTCATTCAATTTCTTAATCCCGCTTTGCTTTCTCGCGTCGTTTCAATTTATCACAATAGTTATGGAAATTAGATGCATCTCCtcattgtataaaaataataaacaattattattccaATCACGAGTCCTAAGAGTATCCTCTTTACGAGAGGGTAAAGTAAATTGCTTGCAGTTTATGATTCTATCATTTCGACGAGGACAATCAAGACCGCATTCCAAGCACTTAGATTTAGAGAGTCCGACATCTTTCTTGCTTATCACGATAGGAGGTACTTGATAAGACCATATAGCGTACgtcaaatagaaaataatctttgGCTGACATTATACGTAGTTTCGTCGATAGTAACGTCGTTGTCGATGCAGTTATTTTCACGATATACAAACAAGTTAGGTCATTTTTTTACCGAATACATCGAATAACTCTCAATTGTTTTTGCTCAAGCGTACTGCTACCGGCCTCGCCGAGACAAGTGTAGCTTCCTGGCGACGACGTAAAGATACAACGGGATCGCGCCGCTCGCCTCGGTAATGCGGAGAGGAAAATGAGGATgctgagaggaagagagagaaagagagaacgagagtgagagagagagcgcgcgtGGGTGCTATGCATGTGTATGGATTTTtgcagaagaaaaatatgtaatacgaGAAAAACGCGTGGATGAGTCGATACGCGTGAGTGTGTACGTTGGGAAAAGAATGTGCGAATCTTatcaaagtataataaatcaaCGGTGCTAATAGTTATTGGAAACCCCAAATTTTACATCG
This window of the Vespula vulgaris chromosome 1, iyVesVulg1.1, whole genome shotgun sequence genome carries:
- the LOC127068129 gene encoding myocardin-related transcription factor A isoform X3 translates to MPEPRAKRCKHCDESGHRLDSGSPFWRIQLDQDLLDTISAIYPEWFKDYTNGRASTSSSTSTSGPRSSNGSNVAADSSGVLEHKVAKGDSKLKAKSKRADNFKEKDRERKDARRDNRDERDAGNGKKSTTKASPQQDKTTADVAGRKTAGVPVSGAEMAEGNQSPPKAEVDDSPLQHAMDRNKESLKVKLMLRRPINQLVAQGIMPSLKTPPAFHEQRKQLERAKTGDLLKAKIQQRPGREELVRQHILEDVGHVDPSLAERQRMLKKARLADQLNDQLSHRPGPLELIQKNILHTEEPIERAVKEGHIPFKATCEGQVTKPQHPDHYITFEDDSQSSEGAPSPQLESRSDVLETAAASAGIVTVSLSIPTTGGAVVVSSTSPVFQQASGTEPTIQTFAELCNTVVGSQHQAQQAQQHPSAQANQTNGASGTLLPLAPASSPMSLGSTTSSLSPLSNISIASPPAPPPAAITPRPQPSPIASSACQRNDAPGKDKNRKKSKTKSQPKTRTIKFHEYKGPPNAQKTSVSSTPPGLGSAPPGETSYELLLQQQQLFLQWQLEWQHKYPQIILPAAQKPLSLTSSGASDAGSVSGSSANAPSPAPSNSSNNPSEQPPLRPLGKLEDMKVSDLKVELKRRNLPVSGSKPQLIERLKPFTESSSGNSTSSSNGPHVTHMGHILMDTPGPMTSDESSSQAKSPSSIVKDEPNSPRTDSPHGSEHDDPSSPPVRVSGDDIIKEQRKRIEELQRELYKSQQQLQQIRQTQPATVRAEKLVLQQHIQSKMQQQQLALHLQQLQHLQQQQQQQQQQQQQQQQQQQQQQQQNHQQSQQQMQQQHATFQHLNAKASLAAFLQTQPNNATAILDSAALTAINNKKNQAKNSTTVQIPTAIVLNLAKPAKLNGSLLGALVAQAQAQQQQQQQQQQQQQQQASSTEDGKPPPPQYDEAAKLLKVKIEPVQKSHIKSQVVDDVLEILIKNGELPPSAAQDPATPTTPNRQLQQNLVFTAPADSPTQSLVFAAASPISPISPMAMEVSQSGCPSPSTSTSASTSVSASASAAASASAPPPPPPLPLATFSIQLPTSLQQLQQQEDISSFGTHLLNSDNDLDAAMLLSPQSVQEASPDPQPPQEVTSSDNANLDLKELGLDLETLGTMDFGQLDCGLGVKMESSSELMDIADMPMDMDDPDWLDSLMPQSPPSSTPMSIQQSVPHVTSLSSATDIYDPLLASSQDPFDLFNMEDSDFKMSSELSLTWDKVDFAT
- the LOC127068129 gene encoding myocardin-related transcription factor A isoform X6 yields the protein MAEGNQSPPKAEVDDSPLQHAMDRNKESLKVKLMLRRPINQLVAQGIMPSLKTPPAFHEQRKQLERAKTGDLLKAKIQQRPGREELVRQHILEDVGHVDPSLAERQRMLKKARLADQLNDQLSHRPGPLELIQKNILHTEEPIERAVKEGHIPFKATCEGQVTKPQHPDHYITFEDDSQSSEGAPSPQLESRSDVLETAAASAGIVTVSLSIPTTGGAVVVSSTSPVFQQASGTEPTIQTFAELCNTVVGSQHQAQQAQQHPSAQANQTNGASGTLLPLAPASSPMSLGSTTSSLSPLSNISIASPPAPPPAAITPRPQPSPIASSACQRNDAPGKDKNRKKSKTKSQPKTRTIKFHEYKGPPNAQKTSVSSTPPGLGSAPPGETSYELLLQQQQLFLQWQLEWQHKYPQIILPAAQKPLSLTSSGASDAGSVSGSSANAPSPAPSNSSNNPSEQPPLRPLGKLEDMKVSDLKVELKRRNLPVSGSKPQLIERLKPFTESSSGNSTSSSNGPHVTHMGHILMDTPGPMTSDESSSQAKSPSSIVKDEPNSPRTDSPHGSEHDDPSSPPVRVSGDDIIKEQRKRIEELQRELYKSQQQLQQIRQTQPATVRAEKLVLQQHIQSKMQQQQLALHLQQLQHLQQQQQQQQQQQQQQQQQQQQQQQQNHQQSQQQMQQQHATFQHLNAKASLAAFLQTQPNNATAILDSAALTAINNKKNQAKNSTTVQIPTAIVLNLAKPAKLNGSLLGALVAQAQAQQQQQQQQQQQQQQQASSTEDGKPPPPQYDEAAKLLKVKIEPVQKSHIKSQVVDDVLEILIKNGELPPSAAQDPATPTTPNRQLQQNLVFTAPADSPTQSLVFAAASPISPISPMAMEVSQSGCPSPSTSTSASTSVSASASAAASASAPPPPPPLPLATFSIQLPTSLQQLQQQEDISSFGTHLLNSDNDLDAAMLLSPQSVQEASPDPQPPQEVTSSDNANLDLKELGLDLETLGTMDFGQLDCGLGVKMESSSELMDIADMPMDMDDPDWLDSLMPQSPPSSTPMSIQQSVPHVTSLSSATDIYDPLLASSQDPFDLFNMEDSDFKMSSELSLTWDKVDFAT